The genomic segment GAACTCCGGATCGACGTAGACCGGGTTGGTGTCCCCGATCGCGTCGACCCAGCTGTGCACCGACGCCTGGTTCACCGGGTCGCGGGCGAACCGCCTGCCGGACTCGCCACCGGCCGCGATGCGCTCGGCGGCGGCCTTGATCTCCACGTCGGTCATCGCGGCACCCTCGGCAGTTTCAGCCCGGCGGTGGCGATCAGCTCGCGCTGGATCTCGTTCACGCCACCACCGAAGGTCAGCACCAGATTGCGCTTGGCCAGGCGGTCGAGCAGCTCGGCGAGTTCGGCGGTCTCCGGATCGGCGAGGTCGCCGTGCCGTCCGACGATCTCCTCGGCCAGCCTGCCGATCCGCTGCACCCGCTCCGAGCCGAGCACCTTGGTCGCGGAGGCGTCGGCTATGTCCACTCCGGACGGTTTGGCCACGCTCGCCACCTGCCAGTTGAGCAGTTCGTTCACCCTGGTCACGGCGCGGGTTTCGGCCAGCACCACACGCACGTCGGGCAGGTCGAGCAACGGGATACCGTCCGGTGTGGACCTCCGCGCCGCCCACGCGCGCACGCGGTCGTGGAGGCCGCCGATGCGCCCGGCCGGGCCGAGCATCACGCGCTCGTGGTTGAGCTGGGTGGTGATCAGCCGCCAGCCCGCGTTTTCCTCGCCCACCAGGCGGTTCACCGGTACCCGCACATCGGAGTAGTAGGTGGCGTTGGTGTGGTGGGCGCCGTCGCAGGTGATGATCGGGGTCCAGCTGTACCCGGGATCGGTGGTGTCGACGATCAGGATCGAGATGCCCTTGTGCTTGGGTGCCTCGGGATCGGTGCGCACGGCCAGCCAAACGTAGTCGGCGTCGTGGCCGCCGGTGGTGAAGATCTTCTGGCCGTTGACGACGTACTCGTCACCGTCGCGCACGGCGGTCGTGCGCAGCGAGGCGAGGTCGGTGCCCGCTTCGGGTTCGGTGTAGCCG from the Amycolatopsis magusensis genome contains:
- a CDS encoding acyl-CoA dehydrogenase family protein translates to MHLELTADQQRLRDELRAYFADLVSPEERRAMVRERHGAVYREIVRRMGRDRWLGVGWPKEYGGRGFGELEQHIFADEAARAEVQLPSVTLQTVGPTLQAFGTDEQKAFFLPKILDGELHFAIGYTEPEAGTDLASLRTTAVRDGDEYVVNGQKIFTTGGHDADYVWLAVRTDPEAPKHKGISILIVDTTDPGYSWTPIITCDGAHHTNATYYSDVRVPVNRLVGEENAGWRLITTQLNHERVMLGPAGRIGGLHDRVRAWAARRSTPDGIPLLDLPDVRVVLAETRAVTRVNELLNWQVASVAKPSGVDIADASATKVLGSERVQRIGRLAEEIVGRHGDLADPETAELAELLDRLAKRNLVLTFGGGVNEIQRELIATAGLKLPRVPR